One window of the Acaryochloris sp. CCMEE 5410 genome contains the following:
- a CDS encoding FHA domain-containing protein gives MYQQTHHFKQHHYLVINTKPKKIVTLMNWKYTIGRDSSSDIVVANDMISRIHATVEKISDLSQGTYQYELIDGVVEGKSSFNGVFVNGSRVQRHTLVNGDRILFGGVVKAVFYSSSQIITKEDSLADFSQITQYGCSSLLDENEATTIML, from the coding sequence ATGTATCAACAAACACATCACTTCAAGCAGCATCATTATCTTGTTATTAACACAAAGCCTAAAAAAATAGTCACATTAATGAACTGGAAGTACACCATTGGTCGAGATTCATCCAGTGATATTGTTGTAGCCAATGATATGATTTCCCGTATCCATGCCACTGTGGAGAAGATATCTGATTTAAGTCAAGGAACTTATCAATATGAACTGATTGATGGGGTGGTTGAAGGCAAATCGAGCTTTAATGGTGTTTTTGTCAATGGCAGCCGTGTTCAAAGACATACTCTAGTGAATGGCGATCGAATTTTGTTTGGAGGGGTGGTCAAGGCGGTTTTTTATTCATCTAGTCAGATCATAACTAAAGAGGATTCCTTGGCTGATTTTTCGCAGATTACTCAATATGGTTGCTCATCTCTATTAGATGAGAATGAAGCGACGACGATTATGTTGTAA
- the msrA gene encoding peptide-methionine (S)-S-oxide reductase MsrA: MIKRWFAIALLSLITWLGPISMAAQAQDLAKATFAGGCFWCMEKPFDVIDGVVSTTSGYTGGKKMNPTYKEVSSGKTGHAESVQVEYDPSKVSYETLLETFWTNVDPLDAGGQFCDRGDQYRTNIFYHSDEQKALAEKSKAEIDSSGKFATPIVTEIVGAETFYPAEDYHQNYYQTNSNWYRFYRYSCGRDQRLTKLWGEDNS, encoded by the coding sequence ATGATCAAACGTTGGTTTGCGATCGCACTATTATCTCTAATCACTTGGCTAGGCCCCATCAGCATGGCCGCTCAAGCTCAAGACCTGGCCAAGGCCACCTTTGCGGGTGGTTGTTTCTGGTGTATGGAGAAGCCTTTCGATGTGATCGATGGCGTTGTTTCCACCACATCAGGGTATACCGGGGGCAAAAAAATGAATCCTACCTATAAAGAGGTATCGTCCGGGAAAACGGGTCATGCGGAATCCGTACAGGTGGAATATGACCCCAGCAAAGTCAGCTATGAAACCCTGCTAGAGACATTTTGGACCAATGTTGATCCCTTGGATGCCGGGGGACAATTTTGCGATCGCGGCGACCAATACCGCACCAATATCTTCTACCATTCAGACGAGCAAAAAGCTCTCGCCGAAAAATCTAAGGCTGAAATAGATAGCTCTGGTAAATTTGCGACGCCCATCGTCACGGAAATTGTCGGTGCAGAAACCTTTTATCCTGCAGAAGACTATCACCAAAACTATTATCAAACCAATTCCAACTGGTACCGCTTTTATCGATACAGCTGTGGCCGAGATCAGCGGCTCACTAAACTCTGGGGAGAAGATAACAGCTAA